One Magnetococcales bacterium DNA segment encodes these proteins:
- a CDS encoding response regulator: MALSRDFSPEWAAWGFRFGGGAMDEVREVRRLKIMTVDDEPEIIRSIERYLRFQPQFSEVVFIGANSFEEALVKLENENPAIIFQDINLPDGNGLQFIRQAKKKYPMIQFIVITGASDLDRAMDALALGAADYVKKPLSMDLMGKIATEAKERCDRWGELLWEEYLAEEETDAPYAT; this comes from the coding sequence ATGGCGCTGTCGCGGGACTTTAGTCCGGAATGGGCGGCGTGGGGTTTTCGTTTTGGAGGGGGAGCGATGGATGAGGTGCGGGAGGTGCGCAGGCTCAAGATCATGACGGTCGATGACGAACCCGAGATCATTCGTAGTATCGAACGTTATCTCAGATTCCAACCCCAGTTTTCCGAGGTCGTGTTCATCGGCGCCAACTCCTTCGAGGAGGCTCTGGTCAAACTGGAAAATGAAAATCCAGCGATCATCTTTCAAGACATCAATCTTCCCGATGGCAATGGATTGCAGTTCATTCGTCAGGCCAAGAAAAAATACCCGATGATTCAATTCATCGTGATCACCGGGGCCAGCGATCTCGACCGCGCCATGGATGCGCTCGCCCTGGGGGCGGCTGACTACGTGAAAAAGCCTCTTTCCATGGATCTCATGGGAAAAATCGCCACGGAGGCCAAGGAGCGTTGCGATCGGTGGGGTGAACTGCTCTGGGAAGAATATCTGGCCGAGGAAGAGACGGACGCTCCGTATGCAACCTGA
- a CDS encoding chemotaxis protein CheX translates to MLLRQHERIAFDTEAVLYFQDKKEFICRTQDISVGGLKVANPEMKNLYGYIGTRCVVEFAVGVPTGIEIKNFFLQTKALVVNGDLKGIGLKFEGVAQESMTLLEKLVSRQLHETDLDRLKKDEGIAIKSGHGRALVSQLDGLIVESVKEVFIAFLNIDVTPGPYLERPAFEEYKPPETEVTGIVLFNGALEGGIHLSSPLHFAIKAAGAMLGEAGLELQSQQEDMVWDALGEITNQVAGGVQTRIANDFDTINLTAPNIVIGPKFRINYSKNLTSVRKFFRTPFGPFFIECFFS, encoded by the coding sequence ATGCTTCTTCGACAACATGAACGCATCGCGTTCGATACCGAGGCAGTACTTTATTTTCAGGACAAGAAGGAATTCATCTGCCGCACACAGGACATCAGCGTCGGCGGCCTCAAGGTCGCCAACCCGGAAATGAAAAACCTGTACGGCTATATCGGCACCCGATGCGTCGTCGAATTCGCCGTTGGCGTCCCCACGGGAATCGAAATAAAGAACTTTTTCCTGCAAACCAAGGCGTTGGTCGTCAACGGCGATCTCAAGGGGATCGGACTGAAGTTCGAGGGGGTCGCGCAGGAATCCATGACCCTGCTTGAGAAACTGGTGAGCCGTCAACTCCATGAAACGGACCTGGACCGCCTGAAGAAGGATGAAGGGATCGCGATCAAGTCAGGACATGGTCGGGCCCTGGTCTCGCAGTTGGATGGTCTGATCGTCGAGTCGGTCAAGGAGGTGTTCATCGCCTTCCTCAACATCGACGTCACACCCGGTCCCTACCTGGAACGGCCTGCCTTCGAGGAGTACAAACCTCCAGAAACCGAAGTGACGGGCATCGTCCTGTTCAATGGCGCCCTCGAAGGGGGAATCCACCTGTCATCACCGCTCCATTTTGCCATCAAGGCGGCCGGGGCCATGCTCGGAGAGGCGGGACTTGAACTTCAATCCCAACAGGAAGACATGGTCTGGGACGCTTTGGGTGAAATCACCAACCAGGTCGCCGGAGGGGTCCAAACCCGCATCGCCAACGATTTCGATACCATCAACCTGACCGCGCCCAATATCGTCATCGGTCCCAAATTCCGCATCAACTACAGCAAAAACCTGACCAGCGTCCGCAAATTCTTCCGCACCCCGTTCGGTCCTTTTTTCATCGAATGTTTCTTTTCTTGA
- a CDS encoding MBL fold metallo-hydrolase: MKKIIYLLTLLSSFLWFPTSQADWVPLGDKVHAYVGSKDASPAHSFAANAGIVIGRDGVLVVDTLISAREGERFVADIRKVTDKPILFVVNTHTHLDHAFGNIVFARMGATLISHEAEQATLATKGSEMLKNTGVYGLKPEDMAGTEIVVPRLSFNGQMSVDLGGVTVRLIHLGPSHTSGSSVVYIPESKILFAGDILFTDFHPYLADADFDGWSKTLDQLMAMEVERIIPGHGPLSTKKDLQAMKEYLALFDTKARELAATTQDPAVIAQRLLALLPKRSLAEWMVATNVKGRYLGKK, translated from the coding sequence ATGAAAAAAATAATATACCTGCTGACCCTGCTCTCATCGTTTCTCTGGTTCCCGACGAGCCAGGCCGACTGGGTACCATTGGGAGACAAGGTGCATGCCTACGTCGGGAGCAAGGATGCTTCGCCAGCACACAGTTTTGCCGCCAACGCGGGCATCGTGATCGGTCGGGACGGCGTGCTGGTCGTGGATACCCTGATTTCCGCCCGCGAGGGGGAACGGTTTGTCGCCGACATCCGCAAGGTCACCGACAAACCGATCCTGTTCGTCGTCAATACCCACACCCATCTGGACCATGCCTTCGGCAACATTGTTTTCGCCCGCATGGGGGCAACCCTGATCTCTCATGAGGCCGAACAGGCAACGCTCGCCACCAAGGGCAGCGAAATGCTCAAAAACACGGGCGTCTACGGGCTCAAACCGGAAGATATGGCGGGAACGGAGATCGTGGTCCCCAGGCTTTCCTTCAATGGCCAGATGTCCGTCGATCTTGGCGGCGTGACCGTGCGGCTGATCCATTTGGGACCTTCCCATACATCGGGAAGCAGTGTCGTTTATATTCCCGAATCCAAAATCCTTTTCGCGGGCGACATCCTGTTTACCGATTTCCATCCCTATCTGGCCGATGCCGACTTCGACGGGTGGTCCAAAACACTCGACCAATTGATGGCCATGGAGGTCGAACGGATCATTCCCGGTCATGGTCCCCTCTCGACGAAAAAAGACCTTCAGGCCATGAAGGAATACCTTGCCCTGTTCGACACGAAGGCCAGAGAACTTGCCGCGACCACCCAAGATCCGGCAGTGATCGCACAACGACTGCTCGCCCTTCTGCCCAAACGGTCCCTGGCGGAATGGATGGTCGCCACCAACGTCAAGGGACGCTATCTCGGCAAGAAGTAG
- the rpmB gene encoding 50S ribosomal protein L28, producing the protein MARKHVLGGKAPQTGNKVSHSNRKSRRKWLPNMQRKAVYSMALGRSIRLAMPASMIRTLDAAGGLDNFLLAQESAGLSRAMRRLQILIHDRLHEEEAPLAG; encoded by the coding sequence GTGGCCAGAAAACATGTCCTCGGAGGCAAAGCCCCGCAAACCGGCAACAAGGTCTCCCACTCCAACAGAAAATCGCGGAGAAAATGGCTGCCCAACATGCAGCGCAAGGCGGTCTACAGCATGGCGCTGGGAAGAAGCATCCGTCTGGCCATGCCCGCCAGCATGATCCGAACGCTCGACGCCGCAGGTGGCCTGGATAATTTTCTCCTGGCCCAGGAATCGGCGGGGCTCAGTCGTGCCATGCGCCGTCTTCAAATCCTGATCCACGATCGTCTTCACGAGGAAGAGGCGCCACTGGCGGGATGA